In the Pseudoalteromonas ulvae UL12 genome, one interval contains:
- a CDS encoding aminomethyltransferase family protein — MAFQSNMFASHILDSRAVLSQPNSTAYITNKWVFDIGGSAALPFLRQILVANVAKLTSAGMGLQSRVNGFCAHQNIVLDVYYFSESAFRIVVDTNQPQTFANWLTQFESYFDIDVIAREDLAVLSVQGVDAFATLVEEFSLTPGLRLSDQQLRFGAQSGAVFLTAVSSDNVNRYELIASESELASWQSRFTGLGFNANAA; from the coding sequence ATGGCGTTTCAATCCAACATGTTTGCCAGCCATATCCTTGACTCGCGTGCTGTCCTCTCACAGCCAAACAGTACCGCGTATATCACCAATAAATGGGTGTTTGATATCGGTGGCAGTGCAGCGTTACCTTTTTTACGTCAGATTTTAGTCGCCAATGTGGCCAAACTCACCTCAGCAGGCATGGGCTTACAAAGCCGAGTAAATGGCTTTTGTGCCCATCAAAATATCGTGCTAGACGTGTATTATTTTTCTGAATCTGCGTTTCGGATTGTGGTCGATACCAACCAACCGCAAACGTTTGCCAATTGGCTCACACAGTTCGAAAGTTATTTCGATATCGATGTGATTGCCCGCGAAGATTTAGCCGTGCTATCCGTTCAAGGGGTCGACGCATTTGCGACCTTGGTTGAAGAGTTTTCGCTCACGCCAGGCTTACGGTTATCTGATCAGCAATTACGGTTTGGCGCACAAAGCGGCGCGGTGTTTTTAACCGCGGTTTCAAGCGATAATGTGAACCGCTATGAACTGATTGCCAGTGAAAGTGAATTAGCCAGCTGGCAATCTCGCTTTACAGGACTAGGATTTA